The region ACAGCCTCCTCTGAGCTTtcatcttgagcttggtcTTCTACCACTTCATCCCCTCGCTCCatgcttctcttcctttccctgtttttcgcctcttcttcagctgcccttttattttcctttttcgtcttcttcttcttcacaagCTTTTTATTCTGTTTCTTACCGTTCTTAtcattctctccatcctcctcctcttctccttcctcttcctccttttcttccgtCTCATCACCGCTTAATTGCTTCCtattttctttcttcttttcctttctgtTAGTTCTCTTGGGTACTTCACCTTCTGTTCGATTATTGTTTTTCTCTTTGTTCTTTTTGCTGGAGTTTTTAGCTTCCactttctcatcttcagaCTCTTCGATCTCTTTTTCgatcttctttttgacaGTTTTTCCTGTTTTCGGATCCCCAACAAGTAtttccacctcttccgaTTTCTTGACCTTTTCAGTActgttttccttcttttctgccGTCTTCTCaattttctccttcttctttggctttCCCTTTggcttttcatcttcaacgATGTCCTCGTCCTCAAATGCCGCCTTGACTTCgtttttctcttcttcctgttctTGTTCATTGGCcgtttccttcttctttacaTTCCGGATTTTGACCTTGCTGTCCGagtcattcttcttcatccatcgaGCCtcatcaacttcttctATATCAAAAGAAGTAGTAGGTCTGGACGAGACCTCCTCAAATCGTACCTTGGAGGTCATGGGGATTTTAATTGGCAACGGAGGAATTGTAACTTTGGAATGCTTTCTGTCATCagccttcatcttctcctctaGGTCAACCCCTCCCTTTCTAATTTGGTTAACTTTGTTGGGGGCTTTGAGGGGCGAGAGCAGTATGGGAATCTGATCGTCACTGCGATCCTTTGGATCTCGCACGTAGATCGGGTTGAGATTCTGCTTCAATGTTAGCTGTATAAAGATCTCACTTTTCTCGCAACTTACAATAGGACTCATCAGAGGAGCTTCACCCCACGCTCCTGAGGTCTCCATTCTAGGGCTTCCAACGGTAATATCTCCCACATTTGCAGTGCGGGTCCTGCCCAAGTGTCCGAACATTGTAGATGCATACTTGTTACCTGGGTCCAGCCCAGGTCCCAGCGTCTCATCCAGTCCAGGAGCACGCAATTCATCTGAAAGGGTCTCTGGCTTCGTAGCTTCTTTACGTTGCTTATACCAGCCAAGCTCTTCTGCCGTGAAAGTCGTCTTGGCAGGGGCCGCGGAAGTGTAGGCCCAAGGATCTAAACCATCCTCAGAAACATCAGAGACAAGAACAGGATAGACATGTTGCAGTGTGGCTGTAACAGGCGGGTAGGCTGATACAGGCGTCATCACAGGAGTGTTGGGAGTGCGCTCAGTTTGCCAGAAGGGACCAGGGGTAGTAGGAGGTAGGTCAAAAGCAGGAACGAAACCTGGGGTGAGTGGAGTAGCAGGGCCCATCGAGGTAAAAGGAATCCTGATAGCCTCTGCTCCCCCTCCTGGACCATCGCCTTGTCGAGGCCAACTACCACCTCCGGGGGCCCAATCATCGGAATCTACATTGTATATTGTCCGTATTCGATATCTATCGTCTGGGTTACTCTGAACAGTAAGCTTGAGGTCATCAGCGATACGAAATACGTCCTTCATTGTGCCGGCGCGAGTGCCGGGGGGTCCAGGAGGTAGGTTGTCGTTGCCGCCTCCCCCAACGGTGTATGCTGAGCTGAGATCAGAAGAATCTGGAGTAGTTGAAGAGCCTCCATGCCGTCTTACGCCATGGTCACCGCCATCGCCACtaccctcttcccctccaaCTCTCCTGCCGCCGTCACCCCTCgtccctccttcatccctgtccccccatctctcctcatctttcttcctgCTCTTGTCATCCcgtctctccttttttggTTTCTTTCCCCTGCTGCTtctgtcttcctcttcgcttCGATTGTTCTTCGCATCTCGACTCTTGCGTCTATCGTCGGGGCTGCCGTCCCCGGTTTGGCTACTGCCCTTATCTGGGACATCTAACTGATTATTTTTGCGCCGCCCGCCAATGAcgaaggtgaagatggaggcAATGAACAACAGCGCAAGTACTGAGACGATGGTGATCGCCTCTCTGGCTGCTGTATCAGGGCTGGCCATCTTGGGCCGTTTGAGCTTGGAAGTTCCACAGCTTAGTCAGTTCAGCTGTCCTTTCAGTATTCCGCAAGGCGAATTCGAGAGGACATCAAGAAAGACTGAAGGACGTTGTAGTACATGATGGTGTACTGAGCCTGGTGCGAAAGGTCGCATTTGGGATCGAGAGCTCCAGGGaccaaaggcaaaggaacgGCATCTCGCAAAACGTCGGAGCCGGCTAAGCATCAAAGGATGAGCGAAACAACCGTCGTAGATTATCGGATTAGCAACTGATCATCAGGTGACCCAAAGGACCATTTGTCGCTTTCGCGTGTTAGAAGTACAGTATATGATACCGTACCTTACCTGTAATAGAGAATGCATACAATTAACAAGTCATGCACGGAACACATGCCCAAAAGTGTATCAATCCTGCGGTCATCATCAGACTTTAAGGAGTCTTTCCATTTCAACTGGTACCAACCCGAGTTTCTTCTGTCTGCGTTTCGTCCTCTTGGgtttcatcctcctcaaccgCTGGTGTTTCTTGCATTTCCTCCAGCAACGTTTCCGGCACTAATGTTTCAGTATCTCTATCTGACTCGGATTCGATAGGTGTTCCGTTCACTGATTTACTGGACGCAGTTTTCTTCATTATGCCAGCTCCGAAAAGGGTAGTCTGTTTCCCGCCAGCACCAGAAATTGCCCCTTCTGCgattttttccttcttcgctttgGTTTTTTTAGCTAAAGATTCAGAATGTGCATATCAGCTGGTTGCAGGTTCAAACAGAGGAAGTGACATACGCTTAGGCGCCCCATTCGATTCCAGGTCATCGACTCTATCAAAAAAGCTGGTACTCTTTATTGCATCGAGAGGTTTGCCCCCAGTAGACCCCTTGGCGAACGGATTGGAAGCTGGAACATTCGATTTTCTTGACGCGAATGGGTTCTTGGCCGCACCTGAAGTTCCCGATCAGCTAAAATAGGGCAAAAAGCTTTCCGGTGATCCATACTGACCAGTAGGTTTGTCGAAAGAGAAATCTGACCCTCTTTTCTTACTCCTCGGCATCGCAAAGTCGTCAATTTCCATGTCTTTCTTTCGCTTCATATCTGACAATGCTGTGTCTTCATGAAGTCCTGGCGCGGGCGCTGTATCAACTTCTAGTCCTGGCGTTTCGGGAATGAAAGTGGAGGGAGGGCCAGAAGCGGCAGGAGTGGAATCTCTATTGACACCTGCACCTGCGCCTGCAAAAGACCGTCGATTTGTCGTACGGGGCGCAAAGTCCGTGAACTCTCTGCTGGCTGCTTTCTctggaggaggggaagaataTCGATAGCTTCTTTCCGGTGCCCGTGTTGCctctcgcttcttctctcgcttctccttctccttctctcccttgACACTCTGTATCCTTTCTTGCAGACCAGGCAAGTGATAGAAAGCAGCAACTTTCGCGGCTGCTTCGATTGTGGCGCTATGATGCATGAGACGGGCTACATCTAAAGCACGTTGGAGGTTGTCGGCCTTACAAGCTCCTTGCACGAGTTGAAGCATTTCCTTATCCATGGCAAGCTCGGTCTCCTTGAGGACGTAGGGGGCATCAGGGTCGGAAGAGTCGGCGAGgttggaaaggttgacagATCCTCGGACGTAGCTTCATAGAATCAGTCAGCTCGTTGGCTTCATGTGCATGTTCCATGAAAGACTCACCTCTCTTCTAGTTTGCCTTGTTGGTTGTCCATGTTCAGCATAGGCATGTGCAGCTCAACCTCCTGAATGAGAGGTTTAGGGAACGATGGCTCCGTTTCCAAACCTTTAAGCAAGACACAAGATAGGTGCGTAGCCGACACTCCCACGGGCCagtatccttccttcctcccgtCTCGTGCCAGAGAGGTGGTGTCGAGGAGAGGAACCCATCGGCCCTGGTTTGGTCGTCTATGCCTGTCAAGGATGGATAAGAGACCTGAAGTATCAAACACTGCAGGAGCCTTTGTATATGGTGAGCGATCATCATGAGGATGAGACAGAAAACTTACTCCATCGGATGTGAAGCCAAGCCAAGTTAAGGTGGTCTTTTTTGGTAAAGGGATTTTACCTTCTTGAACAATATCGTAAGACTCGAGGTCGAGTAACGTATATCGTAGGTTCTGACATCCTTTTCGTCGTTGCTCAGCCTTCTGTAGCATCAGCCAGAATGCCATCACTTACCGTCCAAACTCGtgcctccttctctgtGCGCAATCAAGACCCTGTCAACCCCCGCTGCCATACTGacaacctcttctccgAGCCTCCACATATATTTCTGTATACCACTGGCACTCAAGAATCGTACCCAACCCTTACTTGTCGCAACAACTACACTGCCCATTCCAGTCTCTGGATTGGCAGGCCCACCAGCTGTTACACACACGACGTTTTCTCCcgggaggagattgagagtCCAGTCGGACTGGGAAGTCCAAGAGTCGTAAGGTCGGTAGTACACAAGAGAGGGTTGATCGCCTTCAGCAGGACAAGCATAAACGATACCTTGCTCTCCGAGAGAGGCAAGAGTGAACTTGTTATGATCTTGGAAATGGTAGCCACGACGAGCTGACTTATCATGGAACTCAACGTTGATCACATTGTGAGTCTCTTGATCAGTTACATCGATCACACCAATCATGTTGAAGGCTACATTTTTTGTCAGTGTTACGCAAGTTGGACGACTAGGAGCTTACCCAGATAACGCTTCTTATTCCTAAAGGATGTACTGCCCGGAGTGAAAGGTGCTTGCGCCTTGGTGACATTGACTAACTCGATATCAGCCTTGGCCAGGACCTTCAAATGCAATGGTACTCACCAACCTCGGTCCTCCCCTTGccccacttcttctcgtcgtcatctcctccatatcctccaAGATTcccgtcatcatcaacgaTCCAGTTGTCATCCCCAAAAATGTCCTCATCCCCAATGTCTTCGCCCCTCTCCTCGatatcatcgtcatcgtccGGGAAATCATCGTCCAGCAATTTCTCAAGTTTTTTCGCTTGAGCTGCTTCAGATGTGTAAGGATCAGGAAGTTCTGAAGGAATAGGTTCCATCCATCGGTGGAAAGAGCCGTCGAGGGAGGTAAagccaagaagattggCATTGGGAGAAAATTGGAGGCCGGAAATAGCACCATCGGGGCAAGTATAAGATCCAATGGGTTGACGAGTTTCGGAGGAGAATATGTATAGGTTAGTGGCGGCCGCCACGGCAAGGTACTTCCCATTGGGAGACCAAGCGAGTTCGCCGATAAGCTATGCAAAATCAGTTGCTGAAACATCTTGGGGTGGAAAATCACTCACAGCCTTGGGTCCGTCCGGGGTATAAGAGGATTGTCTGCCCCAACCGTCACGACCAAAAACGGCAATGTCTGCAGTTCACTATCAGTTTCGTAACTTCGTCGCGAAAAAGCCAAAGTACCGTTAGTTCGCGTGGGGACCGCGAAATAATTGCCTGAAGGGTGCCATTGTGCATAGCAGGAAGTATCAGAGCTGGAAGTATGTCAACTCAATCGACGGCTGATGTAGTGATTACCTACTCAGAATCACTCGCCGCGATCACCCCTTCAAAAACTTTCACACAATATGGTGTTGAGCCAGAGGTATCGTACACTTTCAGCTTGCCATCGCATGATGTCGTTGTCTATGGAAGAGTTAGGTTCAGCGAGTCTGTTCCAAGCACGAATGAAGCACTGACAAGATATTTTCCGGTTGGATCCCAAGTAGCAGATCTGACTGGTTTGTTGTTATCGGATACTAGAGACACCTTGGTCGTGTCCTTGAGGTTGACAATTTTAACCACCATGTCACTAGGATATTATTAACAACTTCAATCCATAAGATGTCCAGACCGACACATACTCGCTGCAAACAGCCActctttccccagcttTATCCACGCTTAACCACCTGATCGGAACACCAGACGACCTTGTCACAAAGCCTGTAAATTTGTTCTCCGGATAGGAAAACTGTCTAACAATGTTATCAACGCATCCAGTGACAAGTTCGTCTTTCTACGCGGTCACATTAGATCCAGGGCTTCACTAGACAATAGTTCACGACTCACAGAGCAGGCCAGGCAAGTCACAGCCTCCGTATGTTCATCGTGAAATCCAGGTTCAGACTCTGGATTGCCCGCTTCATGTATTCTAACAAGGCAGTCAGAGCCGCCAGTGAAGATTGTGCTGACATCGCATTAGTCAGGTTCACCGTCGGGACGCGTTCATATAAACGGCAATCAAACTCACGTGCCATCGAGAGAGAAACATAAACGGGTGACGCCGCTCAAGTGGCATGGGACTGATAGGATAGCATCTGGGGATGGTTCAGCCATTATGAGGGTGTTAGGATTAATAAAAGATGGTATAGAGAAGTGAGTAGCTGAATTTTGGATGCGGTGAGTCTTTCGTCCAGTCTCCTTACAGACGAACGAAAGTCGACGCGTCGAGCGCGTCGTCGTTTCATAATGACACAATAATAACACGTCACGCGTTTTTTTCTCATCGTCGGCGGTCTCGTCTCGGCGGTGGCCGCAGCTATTTGCTGGTGGTCTCCTTTTATCTCCTTTTATTTGTTACGCTTCCGACATTTTAATGAATTTCACCAGTTATACAGTTTCCGACAGATTGTTTGCTTACATTCCTCGAAAACACAGGATGATCGCCTTAAGACCCCTCACCAACCTCACTAGTAGACGGTCAATACAGGTTGCTCGAATTGGCGCtgtttccttctcctcttcctcgtcttgcGCCTCTCCTAAAACCAAGTCCGGAAGGGGTGAGTATTTCCCAAGTACCATGTAACAATAAAATACTGATAAAAATGTTTTCTAACCAGCTGTTGTTTCCTCGTGCCCGGCCGGAACTCCTCTTACCAACCTCTCCGTCCTCAAAGACAAGCCTGACCCCGTCGCCCTTCCAGACGACCAATATCCAGCATGGTTGTGGACTTTACTGGAAGATAATAGCAAGGCGCACAAGGCGGAGGAGAATGCTGTTCACCTGACCCAAGAGGGGGAATCAGGATTTAACATGCaagcggagaagaagaagttgaagaacTTGTGAGTTGTATATCTGGATTGTTCCATTGAATGGGGGACTAATCGATGACAACTGGCAGAAATCGACAAAACATCAAGGCTGCCAATTACTTGAAGTCAACGGCATAGAGAGCTCATTGCATGAAGCTGGGGGAGATGACATGTATCACCTTGTACCAGCATGTGCCTCAGCACCTACATGAAGCGAGGTCTTGAAGGGTTCCCATACCTGTTTAGTGCCTGTCGTTGTAGATGAACATGTCTTGCAGCAGGCAGCGCAGTTGAGAAGGGGCTTTCACTGCAACCAAATTCGAGATTCAAGACTACCGCAGAATACATACACATAGAATCCCTCGGAAATTATGAGTCATGACTAACCGACCCTCACCCAGTTCCCCCCAGGTATACCAATCCTAGCAGCCAGCTGCCTATACTGCTCGGCCGCCAGTGCCGATGTTCTAGCCCATAATATTGACAAAGCAACTATCAGAAACAAGAGGTTCGCAGTCTAACAGGTTTCGCATATTCATCAGCTCAAACCTGTATTTGAATAGGGCATAAGTGAGAAAGACATACAACAAACTCGTAAAAGTCTTGtgcctccttcttgaccaCTTTACCGCAAGCTTCCCATGCGGGAACTTCACCTTGCTGAGATATAGAAGTGTTGGCATAGGCAGGGATgcaatgaagaaggcgcCGGTTTCCAAAGGGAAGGCAGAATGCTTGGTCGAGCTGTGAAAGTAAAAGATTGAATGTTAGCATGGGTTCATACAATAGAAATATGATTAGACAATCCAAGATGAGTAGACATGTCACTTATGAAAGACTCTGAACCCACCTCATCCTTTGGACAAGGAGAACATTCTCCAAACGGCCTACATGTTAAATCTCCAGCCTTGTGGGCAACATATTCGGGTTTCTTTGCTGGTGTTCTCTTTTCAAGATGGTTTTCCTCAACCAGGAGGGAGCGGTTGGTATAAATGTATTTAGGAGGGGGTTCTTTCGCTGCTGAAACGGTTATAAGGACAAAGCATGC is a window of Cryptococcus neoformans var. neoformans JEC21 chromosome 10 sequence DNA encoding:
- a CDS encoding 60s ribosomal protein l37, mitochondrial precursor (yml37), putative, whose translation is MNFTSYTVSDRLFAYIPRKHRMIALRPLTNLTSRRSIQVARIGAVSFSSSSSCASPKTKSGRAVVSSCPAGTPLTNLSVLKDKPDPVALPDDQYPAWLWTLLEDNSKAHKAEENAVHLTQEGESGFNMQAEKKKLKNLNRQNIKAANYLKSTA
- a CDS encoding expressed protein, with the protein product MRGLRQAILHPLLTVFLACFVLITVSAAKEPPPKYIYTNRSLLVEENHLEKRTPAKKPEYVAHKAGDLTCRPFGECSPCPKDELDQAFCLPFGNRRLLHCIPAYANTSISQQGEVPAWEACGKVVKKEAQDFYEFVTANLLFLIVALSILWARTSALAAEQYRQLAARIGIPGGNWVRVG